The Pirellulales bacterium genomic interval GCGGCGAGCCGATTCTCGGTTGAACCCCTAAAAACGAGGCGAAACAGAACCTTGCCACCCCCCGCAACGCAGGTTTGGTGATCGTCGCAGTGCCGAATCGTCGCCATAGCGAGCTTCGACGATTCGCGGGCACGAACCGCCACGTCCCGGCAGAGAACTTGCAGTTCTGGCGCGAAGCTGGCAAACTCCGGCTGCCAAGCGCGATGCATGCCCGGCAAACGGATGCCGGCCGCCGAATTCACGGATTGTGAGACCCCTATCCATGCGTACCTTGCTGGTCACCGGCGGCGCCGGATTCATCGGAAGCTGCTTTGTGCGGCAGACCCTGGCCGAGGAAGAAGACGTCCGGATTGTCAATTTGGATAAACTGACGTACGCGGGCAATCTGGACTCAATCGAGCCGGTGCTCGGCGATCCTCGTCACACATTCGTGCAGGGCGATATCTGCGATCGTGATGGCGCGCTGGCCCTGCTCGAGACGCATCGACCCCAGGCGATCGTCAATTTTGCCGCCGAGTCGCACGTCGATCGCTCGATCGACGGTCCGGGCGCCTTCGTGCAGACGAACGTCGTAGGCACCTTCCAGATGCTCGAGGCTGCCCGGGCCTACTGGAAAGAGTTGCCAGCGAAGGAGAAGGAGGATTTCCGCTTTCTCCACGTTTCGACCGACGAGGTGTACGGCTCGCTCGGCGCGACGGGCTTTTTCACCGAGGAAACGCCTTACGCGCCGAATTCTCCCTACTCAGCCTCCAAGGCTGCATCCGATCACTTCGTGCGGGCCTATCACCACACCTACGGCCTGCCGGTGCTGATCACGAACTG includes:
- the rfbB gene encoding dTDP-glucose 4,6-dehydratase — its product is MRTLLVTGGAGFIGSCFVRQTLAEEEDVRIVNLDKLTYAGNLDSIEPVLGDPRHTFVQGDICDRDGALALLETHRPQAIVNFAAESHVDRSIDGPGAFVQTNVVGTFQMLEAARAYWKELPAKEKEDFRFLHVSTDEVYGSLGATGFFTEETPYAPNSPYSASKAASDHFVRAYHHTYGLPVLITNCSNNYGPYQFPEKLIPLMILNAKEGKHLPVYGDGLNVRDWLFVEDHCQAIRTVLAKAQPGSEYNIGGNCERKNIEIVHAICDLIDRLVPGLPHSPTRSLIKKVADRPGHDRRYAIDAGKIARELGWQPARDFESGLELTVRWYLENTTWVERVASGKYQRERLGLSAPAR